The Tenebrio molitor chromosome 2, icTenMoli1.1, whole genome shotgun sequence DNA segment CTTGTGCGTTTTCCTGAGTGGTTTCGATCTCCCTGAGAGCGCTCAGGGCCAAAGTCCCCGCGTATGGAAGACTGCAAGCGCCTTCAAATCCGATGTTTTTTGGCTTTCGCCCTATCCTAAACTCCGGTACGATGACGCTTTGAGACAGAGTACCCTCGTACCAAAACGGAACCGTTAACCAGACCTCGTCGCCTACTTCTAACCGTTTGACGTTTGAGCCTGCGTCAGTGATAATTCCAGTGCAGTCCCGCCCCAAAGTCACCGGTAAGGCGTATTTCGAACGCTTAAAAATGTGGTCAGTCTCGCAAAAATTCATTAGTCATGAGACACACCTTGTTGTATATTCTCTGGAGGATTTTACGTAAAGTCTTACCATATCCACTACAAATCTCAGCGTCAATTACGTGAACTGAGGCTGCTTTTACAGTGACTATGACGTCATTTTCGCTACACACGTCGGGAGCTTGCGCGTTTTCCACAACCATCGCCGACTATTAACAAAAATGCTGTTACCAGAAGATATtgttaacaaattaattataccTCTGTCCCCAAGTAATTGACACATTGCACTGCTTGCATGTATCGGATTACTGAaccttttttctttattgaaaGCGCGAAAATGACTCCTACAATGCTCCCACAAATGAATCCTGCACTTAAAAAACAAACGTCGCGCTTTGTCCCTACAAATCACATACAGTGTCTCTACTTTTATAAATGTATCAcccattttacattttttccaaaaaacttTGACTAAATTGTAGTAGAGTGCCTGGGGGTCAAGACGACACCACAGTTCTTCTCGCAGTTTTAGTCCCAATTTTACAATATAATTCCACAGTTCATTTACATGTGATTTTAACTGCGTTGTATGTGAGCTATTCCACGCTTGTATAATTGCAGACTTACTTTGTTCCGAATACTGGTGTAAAATGTCTTTACTTTGAGATGCGGCGAGACTCAATTGTACCTACAAGATGACAGACAGTTTATACTTTgcgctttaattaaatcagtcgtacctgaaaattttcgagTCTTTGTGAGCTTCTAAACAGAACCTCGTCCATTTTAGAgcatttttctgaaattaaaaaataaaaaacatgattttttttgtgttacaTAACCGCCATCTCAGTGGCACGaagtaaaaacaaaatcaaaaacaaatgCGTAATTTCCACATAATTTTGTAGCAAATAATGCCCCAACAATCAGTCGTATTTATTGTCAAGgaaattaaattgtaaaaattttaataattgacttTTTGACGTTTCAAGTTTGACAGGATATAAAAAGCGTTGCCAGAATGCTTCTGGGGgagtcaaaaaataaataaataagatcaTTAGAGATTGTTATAAACATTCTGTTATTAAAACAGCATGATTATGTGTTTTTTTAGTGTATCATTTATTTGTATTAGAGTTTAGGAAAGCCTACAAAAATATTCCTTGGTATTCTCAGCAATTGGCAACGTCGCCacatattttgttttcgtCTTCCATATTTTCATATCAATGATCATAACCTCACATTTATTATCTTTGGTAATTTGTAGTTggattgttttattatgtgATGTGTCCGTGAACAGTTTTAAattgttgaattttatttaattaattggtGATAGAATGGCTAGTACAAATGAAGAACCGATTGAAGAATCGCGTAGTCAGAAGAGAAAAAGAGGTGCTGAGAAAGACTCTTCGAGTGAAGAGAGTTCTGATCCAGAAGAGGCCGAATACGAATTATATTCGAAGTATTTTGTCGAAGGCTACGATCAAGCTAAATCCAAAAATTCTAATACCAAAACGGACGATGAACCTGCCGCGAAACCAGCAGACAAAACTGCTACAAGAAAACGAAAGTATGTGTTTAAAACCGAGTCCGTCGCTcccaaaaaatgtaagaagttttattttctaaataaattcATGATAAAGCCGCGTAAGCCCAAAATTGTGAAACCCATGGATGTGGAAGAGAAGAAACAGGAGAATGTCGCTGGAAAGAAACATAAATTGCATTTTGCTAAAGTGGATGACAGGGGTAACGCGTATTTGGTGCATCGCTCTTATCTCAAGaccgatttattttttaatgatgaGAAAAAGTGTAATTATGAATCTTTTAAAAAGCTGGATTTGAGTTTTCATGTGGTAGATGAGATTGCCCTTGAGGGCTTGGATGGAATCACTCTTGAAGGTTTgtttcaaatgttttattttaattttattttttatcatttggATTAGCGGAAATAAGTAATACGCACTTTATCatttgatttataattttttttggcgttcgttattaaattaatgcacaggttttttcattcatttgcgTTCATTTTTTCACGCATTTGTGTTAAAAAAAGTACTGTAgcgtgtaattttttaacgcaattataaaatttgtcattcaTAAATTGTGATACAGatgttgtcaaattaaatttaaacttacgggcgccaaaaatttttttatataactcgttagtaaagtaacttattttttactcggcggatttgcCGTCCGCTCGTccggcaaattttccttctcggaaaaaagtattactttactcacttgttacataaataactattacctaACATGTGAACATATTTCTCAGCTTTTTGGAAACGTCTTAGAAATGTATTTCCAAATAACATAAACAAAACTGTGGCCGACCGCATATGGAGAATGATTTGCAACAACAAACGtatcaatttttacattctgAAAGAACCTCGTGAggagttaatattttttgatcgTTGCAAATATTTAGATATAGATTCAGGAATGTTTGTTGAACCTGTGAGTATTTTTTTCTCCATTTACACATTTAAGTAACATGTTTTGTAGTTTATAGAGTTCAAGGATATTTATCCTTTGGCTTCCGTCAATGGTAGTGAAGTCAAAGGCTCCTGTTCAACTTTCAAtacaagaaaagaaaataatggCGTAAGAAAATTTTCCATGGAAAAGGccataaaattgtttgttttcttttattcttgccgtttgttttattttaacgtgAAATTGTAGGTACGACCAGAAACTTGTATTTGTTGCTGACCAAGCCGTGCGCAATAAAACGTTAATAAACGAAGAAACCGATCCAAACATTGACCTGTTAGATCTCGAATACTGCATGCTAGAGAAAATAGGACGGTCTCGAGACCAGGGTGAAATCACCCAAGGCAGAATGTCACTAGTTAacgataataaaaaagtttacCACCACAGAAAAGTGTTGACCCAGCATTTTCTAATAGTCCATCAAAATTTCTGTTTAAAATCTCTCGCCTTGCAACAAAACATTTCCGGTGGTTTAGTTCACTTGTCCCGATTttacaacaaaagaaaaaccaaACACATCGTCATCATGGAACGAATTGCTAACTTGCTCAGAACGAAACCGAACTACCAGGTTGAATTGTCCGAGTTCAGAAAAATTTTTGGCAGAAATGTGTCCATCATCAAGTTGGTGAAGACGGCGGATTTtcga contains these protein-coding regions:
- the LOC138123539 gene encoding reticulon-4-interacting protein 1, mitochondrial-like: MDEVLFRSSQRLENFQVQLSLAASQSKDILHQYSEQSKSAIIQAWNSSHTTQLKSHVNELWNYIVKLGLKLREELWCRLDPQALYYNLVKVFWKKWTKRDVCFLSAGFICGSIVGVIFALSIKKKGSVIRYMQAVQCVNYLGTESAMVVENAQAPDVCSENDVIVTVKAASVHVIDAEICSGYGKTLRKILQRIYNKRSKYALPVTLGRDCTGIITDAGSNVKRLEVGDEVWLTVPFWYEGTLSQSVIVPEFRIGRKPKNIGFEGACSLPYAGTLALSALREIETTQENAQDKKFLVLGGCTPVGCVLIQVLKHWKAHVTTTSTKRAMPVVKALGADEVIIFPEPVKTDGKSILSLELPQECLNAFQKELELKERFDFIIVTKNCALTTKKLEDFCNGKMVSTVPKQRYSDNCGFLGALVIRGYIYLKSLFEKVSGIAFNDFDEGHMCFVTLDELADLVENGSLQTVVDKVFQPQDIEIALNHIQSYDSIGSTVITFR